ttttaattaaaacataattatctttTGTAAACAGGCCTATAAATTTTAACAAACCTAAATCTTTCAATATTTCTTTATAAACTAAAATTTCACTAAATTTTACACAtgcatatttaaaataattatcaaatcatattatcaaaaatttctaataaataaatttcagaGTTAAAATTTGCATTTCAAACTAAATTCAAAAATTGTATAATATTAAAAACAATCCGTGTATCGCACGGGTTTTAGGCtagtattatattataatagacgaaacattaaaagttaggtagtcggtcggtcggtacttactgaaattacttaattacccttatttaattattctaattctaattattgaGTCGATCAATTCTAATCCTAATTGATATTTAAGTCAACTTTCTCAATTGTTTACCAGtttaattctattttataattaactctatatcattataatttatattaaattcaacttcttctaccaatttatattttaattcatatcgagttctatattattctaatttgttacttcgagctaaattaaatttaagcaaactaaatataattattaagatttagttgatatatcgtgtgactcgggttaagataaaataataatactatcaatcctcctaaaataattatactaatgaacttggataaacaaaataatatattttatttatcgataataaaaaaattcattATACAATTAattcagactaacacaaaactaaaataaaaatacaattcgaccaatAAACATAAAATGATATATattaattattcagtctaaaataaaataatctcATTGATTTagacttaaaaaaattaaaattaaactaaaaataattagtttgatttggtcggtgtattgggcatcatgataaaataaaataatgtacaCCACTGATCCGAAgctaaatcaaattaatattagacgGAGTAAAATTTGTATcctattgatgtgaactaaaaaatcaaattttataaaaatacacataaaattatcaataaaaccatatcgttcaattaataatattgtctttttcaaatattttttatagagttatagttaatcgattacGTAATCAccattataaaattatattttttaaggTCCCAACGTAATtgagacattatatttttaccctcaataaaataataatatcgcctaatgctatcactttaaataaatttaaatgttctaaaaagttttgaacatatacgtctactaatataattatcatgaagtcatatcatttaaagttttaaatgaacaaaattaagaattgaattcaaaatatttttttaaaaaaattatataattttaaaaaaatatgtgcgatccgtgcatcacacgggttttaagctagttTGTGATAAAATACTAAATACTATATTATTAACATATCTTTGATATTACTCACCATGTAAAGCCGTGCAATATAATGTGTTTAAGTGCTTATTacttaatatattttaattttagctaTTATATAAATGTGAGTAATAGTGTTTGtatgtataaataatattaaatttgacTACATTATTCGTAATTTTGGATATTTGAAAAATATCCGATCCCATTCAAAATGTGACGAATTTGAATTTATAACCCAAAAATATttggatttgaatttggattttacTGTGGCCATTCCAACTCGACCGGTTGCCATCCCTGTTCAGACCCTCGAGTCTTTTCGTATATAAACAAAACTACACCGGAAAAAATTGCCGGGGGACTAGTAACTGGAGAAAGTTATTAATATCTCAAATCGTTGTTGATTCGATCAAAGGTTTAATCTTTACACTTTGCatctttatttttaattatttacatTTAATTTCTTGTCAtgatatttgtataattaatatgtttgAAATTCTTTTTGATGTTTTCACGCTTTGCTTCATGTGTGTTTGTGTTATCTTAGCTgatatctttgttattttattgaAAGTTTAGTTTTTTTTTGTGGTGATTATTGTAGAATTATCATGTTTGTATGAGTTTatgatgttttaattattaaattatccGTAGTTGATATGTTGATTAGTCGTTCTGTGATATATTATTTGAAGGTATGTTTTGCGAGGCATCATCGTGATATTAGTTTGTGTGGATGATTGTTTTGGTCGTTAATTGGGCGACTTTTTGATTCGATATAGATTGAAATTAATGGTGCAATTTTTGAGTAATCTGGGGTTTGGTTATGATGGTGAATACAATTATTTTCTGTTGAATTCCTCTTCTTTTTGTGCATGGGCATGGAGAATTTTGTATTGAAGTCCCTCTGTCAATTAATATTTAACTAACTATTCTTGAGTTCCGGGCGTGTGGCAAATTTTGTATATGAATTTCCCGCAAGTCATTAATTTTCAGTATACCATTATCTAATCTACCTAAGATTGTTATTAAGTTATTCCTATATGAATTTTGCGCCTGTCATCAATTTTAGTATGTTAGTATTCCATTCCTgattttttatattattagtaTGTCAGTATTCAGTCAAGTCTTTTAGCTTTTCACATGTCTTTGACTATGGAGAGTACCCAAGTCTTCTTTTATGAACGTATAAGTTGACTTGGGTGTCTTGTTAGTGTGTGCTTATTATGGTGTTGTGCTAGATGCCTAGTCCGCAACTTGAAGTTCTACTGTTAATGTATAATGTGTTACTTTTGGGGTTGAACAATGTTTTTGTCAATTAATTGTTTTTGTTTGGATTATTACTATGCAGAATATGGATGGCCTGACTGTTGATCAGGTTGTGGAGGTTCCTGATGCATTGGATAGATTAACATCTCAGAATATAAATGTTATAGATTGTGCTTCTGATATTTCTGATGATGAATGGAAGAGCAATAATAAACGGGGAAGATTGTTTATTGCTCCTTGTAGTGGTCCCAACAGATCTGAGCTCCAAGGGAATATCCAAAAGATTGCATTAAGAACTACACCTAGGAGTGCTTTGTGTCCAAAGGAAAATGCGGTAGACTCTACGCCAGATAGATTAGCATCTCATAATGTAGATGTTATAGATTGTGCTTCGGATCTTTCTAATGATGGAAGGAGGACCAATAACAAACGGAAAACTAGAATTACACCTCCTTCTAAGAGTGCATTTTATTCAATGGGAGATGCGGTAGACGATACGTTCAATCACGGTGGCAATAATAACAACCCATCTAAAGACATTGGGAAAAGCCGAACAACTTCTAGTTCCCAATTTCAAATGCCTGCATGCCAAGTACATAGTAATGTAGTTGATCTGACTACGCACGATAGTCATTCTAATATATGTCAAAACTATATCGCCGAAAGTAGTAAAGGAGAACAAAATAGTAAAGAAATGGTAGACAAAAGATTATCACCTTTGCTCATCGCAGATGATACTGATATTGGGGAAATATATGAAAATCCAAGGACTTCACATAGGACTCAGGAATTTGACTCTCCGCAGGATGATTCTGGAAGTTCCAGGGAATTGACAGTCAAAGAGAAGGGCTCTTGTCGACAAAAAGGAAAGGGAATACTAACCGAAGAAGATTTTGATGGAAAAAGAAAGCTTTTGTCTGGCAGGTAAATCACTTCGATTAATTAGATATATTGCTTGTTTACATATATTACGTCAAATATTTTGTAATCATATCTTCTATATTGGTAAGCATGCTTCGTACACATCTACGATTGAAAAAATGATCTCAGATCAGAATCCTTGTTGAAATATTACTTTTTTATTCACACAATGTATAAGACACACATTCATGTActatgtgtgtatatatgtagTCTATCAATTTGCCATATATACTCGCATTATTTAGTAATGAATCAAATTAACACTGCTAAAATTGGTAGGCTGTATAAAGTTAAATAGCCAGGGCCTTAACTTTTGCTGCGTGCCAAGTTAAATTGACTAATTTCTGGTTTCCCCAGTTTTTGGGGCTCTACGGAATCTTTTGTTGCGGTTAACATGTTTCCAGGACTCTCAAACGTTTAGCCATAATTTTATCCTATGTTGTTGATGACTTGATGAATTTTGTTATTTGATTGATTTCCACACCATGATGCACTTTTGGGGGGGGGGGGAGCTTGGTTCATGGTTAATGAGCCTGGTTAACAAGAACCAAAATCCTTCGTTCCTGTTTTGGTCAGTGATCAATATAGCCCTTTATTTTTAATTGTCTAAATATGTCTTGACTTGAGTGTGATACTATGTCTTGTAAGTTGTTGGGATATTTCTGTAAATTTTGTGTGCTAACcgtaaaaataataaagaaagaGAGAAATATGTGAATTTTAATCCACATCTCTGATCAAGTACTGTACTATTGTGCTTACAGTTTCTCTTAAACAAGAGAAAAATTTATCTATATCCTTCGTAGTAATTCTGCATGGTTCACATTTCTGTTTAATTTAAATTTTACTTTGGCTCTTTATCATGGAATTGATGTGTTGTGTATTTGAATAGATGGTCTTGTAGCATTGCacaattgattttttttttctttttctccttTTCTTGGAGCAACTGACTGTAATAAGCATGCAGGACTCTTGCTAGCAAGTTAGATGGAGTTGGTCGTGCTAACAAGGAAGCATGTGTAGGATCTGAAGATTCAAGTGGATGGGTAAGTACACGTACAAGAAAATTAAATCCTTCTTCCTCTGATGAGGAGCATCTTTGCGATAGGGAAGATGATCCACGTAATGTGACTAAACGTCCTAGAAATGTGGTGGTGAGAAGGTATAATGAAGATGGAAGTAATGCGAGAAATCACTCATCGTCATCCCAGAATTTGTCAGTGCCCCCAAAATCCCTGATCTTATCCCAAGAGCATCGAGGTTGCCTGTTAAATGAAAAGCCTGGGTCTTCACATAAGACTCAGAATTCTGACTCTCACCAGGATGATTCTGGAACTAGCTGGGAATTGATGGTTAAAGAGAAGGACTCTCGTCGACTAAAAGGAAAGGAAAGACTAACCGAAGAAGAATTTGATGAAAAAAGGAAGCCTTTGGTTGGCAGGTAAATCACTTTGATTTAATTATGTATATTGCTTGTTCACATATATTACATTTAATATTTTGTTAAACATGTCTTCTAAATTGGTAAGCATGCTTGGTACATATTTATGACTGGAAAACTTATCTCAGATCAGAATCCTTGTTATATGTTACTTTTTAATCACTCAATGATCAAGAGACAGATTAATGTATATATCTGTAATCTATCAATTTTGCAGATGTACTTTCATTATCATTCAGTAATTAATCAAATTTAGCCTGGTAGAAGTGGCAGGCTGTGACATGTAATAGCTGTTAATGGCTGTCCGACCATTTGATGTCCCTTATAGAAATAATGTAATGTGAAGCAGTTTACGGGCCTTAACTTTTGCAGCATGCTAAGTTGAATTGACTAATTTCTGGTTTCCCAATTTTTTCAGACTCTAAAGAATCTTTTGTTGTGGTTAACATGTTTCCTGGACTCTCAAACGTCTGGCCATGATTTTATCCTATGTTGTTGATGATTTGATGAATTTTGTTATTTGATTGATTCCCACACAACGAtgcaaattttatttatttatacttTTTTTGGGGGGGGGAAGGCCTTGTTTCATGGTCAATGTGCCTGGTCAACGGGAACCAAAACCCTATGTCCTATTTTCGTCAGAGATCCAATTAGCCCCTTTATTCTTAATTGTTCAAGTGTGAATATTTCTGTATATTCTGTGTGCTAACTGTAAAAATTAAAAGAGGATAGGAATTTGCGAATCCACTGTGCACATCTCTGATAATGCACTGAACTAATATGTTACAGTTTCTCGTGATAAACAAGAGAACAATGTTTATATCCTTCTTAGTAATTCTGCATGGTTTACATTTCTGTTTTATTTAAATTCTACTGTGGCTCTTTATCATGGAACTGATGTGTTGTGTACTGGAGTAGTTCCGCATTTATCATTGTAAAGTTCATTGATTTTTTTCCTGTCTTTTTCTTGGAGCAACTGACCTGTAATAAGCATGCAGGACTTGTGCTGGCAAGTTAGATGGAGTTGGTCCTGATAACAAGGAAGCATGTGTACGCTCTGAAGATTCACCTGGCTGGAGAAGTACACGTAAGCGTACAAGAAACTTAAATCCTTCTCTGGCTGATGAGGAACATCTTTGCCACAAAGAAGTTGATCCAGGTAATGTGACTAAACGGCCTAGGAATGTGGTGGTGAGAAGGGATAATGAAGATGGAAATATTGCGAGAAATCACTCGGTTTCATCCCAGAATTTGTCAGTGGCTCCTATATCCCTGACCTTATCTCAACAGCGTCGAGGCTGCCCATTAAATGACCATCATGGTTCTTCAAACACAGCTTTTAAAAGGCGGAAGAAGTCATCTGGGACTCACCATTGTGGATCTTCTTCATCACGTATTGGTAACTCCAAAGTGGATTTTGGGTCATCAGGGGAACCATCGAACATAAGATCAGTTAGGACACAAAATAGGTGTACTGCAGGCAGTTTTAGCCGGATTGTTGATATTGATGATTTCTCCCTTGATAGAAGTAATGGCTCACACAACAGAGATTGCAGTAGAAACAGCGAGTCAGAAGTTAGGGCTACACAGGTGGAAGACGATGAAATTTTGGCATTGGAACTTCAAGAACAACTATATAATGAGTCGAATGTTGCTGCAGATCGCGAGGTCTGTCACTTTCTCATATTTCATCTTTCTGTCTGCATTTTACAAGGGAATACCTCTGTATTTTGTGTTTTAgtttttctatcttcttttgTCATCCACAGATTGATGAACAAATTGTATGGGAACTGTATCAGGGGAGTTTTCAGTACACTTTCCCTAGCGGCAGTCATCATGAATCGCATCCTGTAAGTGCATAACTAATCGTACTATACAAGTCGGTGTACTATTCTTTGATATATTTAGATGCTCGTACTTTGTTGTCTTTATCCGTGCATGATTGGTTATTATCGAATAATATATATGGGTTATGTTAAAATGCTTCAAAACTATGTGTGCCAAtgtaataaattttaatttttggaTTAATTGTCTGCCAGTGGTATGATCTACTATTTTTTAATGGGCTGTCAGTTAAAAACATATGACATTATATGGATGTTTATAAGAACATTCATCTTTAATTATACTAGCCGGGTTACGTTATGGATCCTTCAAGACATGCATCCCGGTCTCAGATCGTGAGGCCAGGGGGCCCATGTCAGAGAAATATTGATGAATTATCGGTGATGCCAAATAAAGAATTAGAATATTAGtttgtttttatttttcattATTTAGTTATAAGTGTGTTTTgttattaataattatataatatattagGAAGATTCTAGATTATACTAATATAATTAGATAAAGGGTTTGTTTCCTTTAATTATTTATGGTAGTTTATATATATAAGTATTTAGTTTTCAGGAAATTACCTGGCTTCCAAGTAATAGTTATTTATATAATCTTATATAATCTTTTATTATGAAATAGAGTTGAATTATGAATTAAATCTGCggatttttgtgtgtttttgcTGATTCTCTGTGGAGATAGCCTATGCCCCTGTTTTTATCCCTTCCCTAACCCCTGTCCTACATCAATCGGCCTGTACTAATTAATACTGCTCATTCTATGAAAATAAAGTTATCATGACTTTGTAAGAACTACCTAACTAAGTGATCATATTTTGTTAGATGTTTTGTTGTTTTCTTCAAAGAAAGATCAAGTTATAGCCATTGCAGGAGACGAATGTATATACAATTGCAGGATTCAGTTTTCTAAAAAAATGAATATAAAATCTATTGTAGAGTAGATTTATTGATTTAGTTGATACACGACCACTGATTTATATGCAGCAGCTCGTATCATGTCTTGCCGAGGCATAACATAGTTGGCGTTTCCATATCAATCTTGCACATGTATACAGCCTAACATTTTCTCTTTTAACCAAGTTATTTTATGCACAGCGAAGTACAAAGGTGGTGGCTGTTATACAACTTGATTAAAGCTATTAATCTTGACTCATGAGTTGGCTATAAACTGATAATCATGGGGTCGCtagaataaatttaataaaaactACCTATCTTTTCGAGGATCCGTAGTGTTTAGATTCCTCTTAAATTTCTTGACTTTGTATCCATAAAACTGTAATCCTAAAGTCATGCATTGTTTGCTGGTTCAAGCTTCATGATTGTGCTCCTTAGATTAAACTAGAAGCACCGTAACAACAGCATTGTAGAGTCTGCGAGAGCGTTACGAGCTCTAGTAGCTATGGTTTTAGCTTTACACTTGTTACTTTGTTAGAAGATCTTAGGGTTCAATGTGCTCACTGTCCCTGGAAAACAAAGGGCACGTAAAAGAATCATATAGAAAATGATAACATGTTTTACCTGTTAATTACCCTGTCTAAGCTTCATGTTTTTGTAACAATGGAAGTAAAATAGTTTTCTTTCAGTTCATGAAATTTCTGATTAAATGCATGATTACTTGTGAAAGATTGATTAGTTTTGTCAGTGTTTACTGCCAATTTTCTCTGTGTTTTCAAAACATTTTTTTTTTGTTGCAGACAAGTTCGTTCATGTCGAACTTACATAGAcagtttttttcaaaaaattaatttttttgttgCAGACAAGTTCGTTCATGTCGAACTTACATAGACAATATATATCAGAATCTTCTCAAAATTCTTCCACACATAGAGTTACCCAGGATCGTGTTCCTACCGCTACTAGAATGCCACAAACCAGACGTCGTATCCCTGCAGAACCTCGTACAAGATCATCAAGACAAAGAAGTCCCCAGTATCCTCCCAGAATGGATGTTGACATGGTATAGGCCTAcatttttacaatttatttaaTGCTTCATACTTACATTATTTCTTCAGCTCAAGGTTTTGGGGTGCACATAAAGATTGTTTAATAGTGCTAATCATGATTCTCGTCTTGTTCTGCAGAGAATGTATGTTTTGGAAGCTTTAGAGTCTGTCAACAACATAGGAGTGGCTAGAGGTTTACTTCAGCGTGATTTCAATGAGTAAGTTCAATTTTTAGTGATCAAGTTATTGTTCTCTCTTCAATAGCCCAATATATTTTGAGTCAATCTTGGCAATAAAGTTTTAATAGAAATAAACTCCCACTCTATGTTACACGGACTCGGGTATGGGGGTAGGACACGGATCCAAGTGTGAGACCCTTAGTTTTAAAAAATTAAGATTCGTGGATATGGATCCGTAATTGGACATGGGTGCAGGGATTCGGCATATAACCTTTACGCAAGTGAAATTATACCTACTTTTTATATTTCTCAACCAAATAAAGAAGACATATACACAATAGTTTGTCATATTTATAGCATACTCAAAAGGATAACATGAAAATAGTAATCAATGGACATCCCTCTCTAGAATTAAGTTGttctgaggccttgtaaatcaTTTTGAACTAGATTTCTTGAAGTCAAAGTGTCCGGTTTCTATATGAAGGATACGACTCAGATCCCGTACCCACACCCATGTCATGTCCCATCGACATGGGTATGAGGGAAAAATTGAAGAGTCCGGTCAATGGAGCTCCCACAGTCCCACTTGTAACTGCCTCGTCGACCTTTTCATCTCCTAATGAGAGTTTTAGCAGCAGATTTAAATTACTGAGGTCATGCAgaggttttggataatttagagTAACCAATATGCTTCGAGTACATTGTAGATTAAAATTATTGTTTTAGTGTTGCTATTAAAATTATTGTTTTATGGTCTGAAGAGATGCTTTCACTGTTGGATATCAGATTGGTTAGTCTATATGAATAAGAACGACTGAACAACCACATCCAACCAGTTTCAGCGAAGTTGACCTGTTTAAAGCCATGTCCCTTATACGTCAGTTTTCATGTCTGCTTTGGTGGGAATATTGTAGTGAGTCCCATCGAAATGTCTTTGTTAAAACTTGGAAAAAAATGTATTGCATGTATTGTACTTGTTATCATAAACATTAAGACTTTACTGCTTAGGAAATTTAAAGAGAAAGAAATGGAGGTATTGAGAATCAGGTAAAAAAGAGAGATTATTGTATCATCATCCAAGGCGAAATTAAGAACAGGGACAATAGAGAGAGATTTTTGACTCCGCAACTTGCAACTACTTGTTGGAAAATAGAAGTCGCCTAATAATTAGTTTACTTGACATGACCCCTTTCTATTGTCACGTCTTATTTGGATGATAAAAGTAAAGCTAGTATTATATGTTTCCTCTGTCTTGCTTTAACTAAGAAAGTTAAGTTTTGCCTGTTCCATATTATTTATCTATTAGACAATATTCTGTTTGTATGATAAAACAATTTTGTCAAGGTCTGCAATTTGACTACTTCTAGACATATGTTCTTGCGCTAATTACATACATTTCGAGCAATACAGTTGTAAATTGAACCTCTTTTCGTATTTGGTTCAGAAACGATTATGAAATGTTATTGGCTCTTGACGAAAACAATCACCAACATTGTGGTGCATCTGAGGCTCGGATTAATGGTTTACCAGAATCCATGGTTCAGGTACTATTCATACCTTCCTTTACATAGACACTTAAATTGAGAAAATATTGAAACGGCGTTGACCTGGTTTCACACCTACTCAAAAACTAAAAGAGGGAAAATGGTGGGTCTTGATATGCATTTTCTTTCTCGATTTTTGTGTTTGATTAAACAAAGGCCCCCGGTCAATTATCCAGCTTAAACATAATTCTTCTAAATAAATGTTTAACTGTCCTCCAATCTTGCAGACTGATAATCTTGAAGCATGCTCAGTTTGTCTAGAAACTCCAAGCATTGGGGATACCATGCGCCATCTTCCTTGTCTTcacagatttcacaaagatgtaTGTAATAAAAATTCAAAGTTGTCGCAtgtttaaattaattaataaaaatccaCCAAAcatctaactttgtgtttttctTACCATTTCCAGTGCATTGATGAATGGCTTCGGAGAAGATCGTCGTGTCCAATTTGCAAGTCATTCATCTGATTTGTGCTTCAGGTCTATCTATCTACTAATAAACCACGAGAGTGAGGCTTAAGGTTTTAAATAATGACCAGCTAAGCTAAATAATTTTGCCTGGACAAACGTTGTTAGGCTTCCAAGCAAATAGATGTGGTTATGTTACATTGTTGTTTTATTGGATTATCAAATGCTTTTATGCGATTCTCGCTATATACTAAAAGTTGTTTTGTTATGAATATTAACTTGTTATAGTTCTATAAATAAACATAATTTTTGATGTATCCTGTATGTTGTATTGGAGCTAATAAAAATGTGGAGTTCAAAAATGGTATATATTTCAGATCATAGACGGTTATTTCATTTGACTGTCGAAGAATTAATATTACTGTTAAATTAGGTGTGCAACAGTTTTGAAATCATTATGACGGAAGTGAATACTTTTGTAATCGTCTTTTCTGTCAGAAGGTGAGGAGAAGATGATCAATGTAGGACATGCCTCATTTTGCTGCAAACTTAACTGAGTTTGGGTAGATGGGATTGTTTCCTACTATCATTCTTGTGATGAATATTGAAATAAAGCTATTGACCTTGCCTTTGGTAATGGTCTTTTGTGGAGCAAACAAAAACAAGCAAAGAAAGCGTGGTGTGGATCTTGAAAATATACAACTCAATGTAGTGCAATGCAGGTGTATGTACAAGTCCTCTGCCTTGAATATCAGTATTGATAATTTACAACATTGTTTGACTATAATATTGACATTTATTTAAACACACTTAGAAATGATTTTACTGCTCCTAATGTTAGTCTCATTATCAATAAGAAATACCAAGATCATATAGATTTTAAAGAAAGTATGCAGTTGCGCAATCCAAAATATTTTATACACCAGGCCATACAAACTAGAAGTACAAACTACTAACTAACGTTTTTGCCTCTTAGCAACATCATTAGGAACATCACTTGATGAACGTTCATCATTAACCCTCGATCGCTTTCGAGATCCCACATCACACCAAGAGTTTCCAGTCCCAAGTTCTTGCGGCTTCTCTTCATGAATCCCATTGTTCTCCACTAAAACTCCCAGAAGCTCGTTTACATCAAACAGGTGGTTGAACTCAAAATACGATCTGTGTACCTCTTGGAGGAGTCTCAATGCCCAACTCAGCGGCCCTGAACTTTCACTTTCATCAGTTCCCTCTTCAGATAATGATCTAGGGCTGTTAGGATCTTCTGCTgcaaaatattcatactgtttAATCACTATAAGGTTACTGAGATCTCTTGCCCATGCCTTCTCGGAATCATCAAGTATAAGAACTCCACTTTTATGAACAGGAACGACATCAAGTCGTTTTTGGCCTGCTGCAGTAGAATCCTCCCTGGATATGATTCTCGAGCCGAAGTAAACACGATCAGGGTCAAGAAGACCAGCCATCTTCTTAGCGTAACAGCGTGATCCATTCGTGTAAATATACATATCGAACAGCTTACTAGCCTCTGGCAAGAATTTTCGCACAAAGGGCCGTAACTTTGTCAAGAACTCGACATTACTAGATTTCCATCTACTAATATCATTCTTCTGGGAAGAATTGCAGAAACGAATTCTGTCTTCTTGGGAGAGTCTGTGTACCCGCTTCGTGTGAAGAAGAGTCTGGTCCAAATCCAACACCAAACAGAGCTTTTTTCGATTTCGCAAGTTCTGCAACATAATGTTTGGAATCCAGACATCCCTGACGATCTCTAGTGGAACCCTGTAAAATATTTGAGCGTAGAGAGCTGCTTGCGTACATATTTCTGAACGTGTTGTATCATCATCAGATGTGATTTGTTGTGTGCCCATCAGTATAGAAATTAGAGAATTTAGTAATCAAGTCAAGGGCAGATAAATTTATACTTATAAGAGATTTTGCAAGTAAATCCGATTAGCACTAAGACAACCATGGATCCTACTGAACTTAGATAAA
This sequence is a window from Apium graveolens cultivar Ventura chromosome 9, ASM990537v1, whole genome shotgun sequence. Protein-coding genes within it:
- the LOC141684484 gene encoding uncharacterized protein LOC141684484 produces the protein MDGLTVDQVVEVPDALDRLTSQNINVIDCASDISDDEWKSNNKRGRLFIAPCSGPNRSELQGNIQKIALRTTPRSALCPKENAVDSTPDRLASHNVDVIDCASDLSNDGRRTNNKRKTRITPPSKSAFYSMGDAVDDTFNHGGNNNNPSKDIGKSRTTSSSQFQMPACQVHSNVVDLTTHDSHSNICQNYIAESSKGEQNSKEMVDKRLSPLLIADDTDIGEIYENPRTSHRTQEFDSPQDDSGSSRELTVKEKGSCRQKGKGILTEEDFDGKRKLLSGRTLASKLDGVGRANKEACVGSEDSSGWVSTRTRKLNPSSSDEEHLCDREDDPRNVTKRPRNVVVRRYNEDGSNARNHSSSSQNLSVPPKSLILSQEHRGCLLNEKPGSSHKTQNSDSHQDDSGTSWELMVKEKDSRRLKGKERLTEEEFDEKRKPLVGRTCAGKLDGVGPDNKEACVRSEDSPGWRSTRKRTRNLNPSLADEEHLCHKEVDPGNVTKRPRNVVVRRDNEDGNIARNHSVSSQNLSVAPISLTLSQQRRGCPLNDHHGSSNTAFKRRKKSSGTHHCGSSSSRIGNSKVDFGSSGEPSNIRSVRTQNRCTAGSFSRIVDIDDFSLDRSNGSHNRDCSRNSESEVRATQVEDDEILALELQEQLYNESNVAADREIDEQIVWELYQGSFQYTFPSGSHHESHPTSSFMSNLHRQYISESSQNSSTHRVTQDRVPTATRMPQTRRRIPAEPRTRSSRQRSPQYPPRMDVDMRMYVLEALESVNNIGVARGLLQRDFNENDYEMLLALDENNHQHCGASEARINGLPESMVQTDNLEACSVCLETPSIGDTMRHLPCLHRFHKDCIDEWLRRRSSCPICKSFI
- the LOC141685924 gene encoding RNA polymerase II C-terminal domain phosphatase-like 5, coding for MGTQQITSDDDTTRSEICTQAALYAQIFYRVPLEIVRDVWIPNIMLQNLRNRKKLCLVLDLDQTLLHTKRVHRLSQEDRIRFCNSSQKNDISRWKSSNVEFLTKLRPFVRKFLPEASKLFDMYIYTNGSRCYAKKMAGLLDPDRVYFGSRIISREDSTAAGQKRLDVVPVHKSGVLILDDSEKAWARDLSNLIVIKQYEYFAAEDPNSPRSLSEEGTDESESSGPLSWALRLLQEVHRSYFEFNHLFDVNELLGVLVENNGIHEEKPQELGTGNSWCDVGSRKRSRVNDERSSSDVPNDVAKRQKR